The following is a genomic window from Lysinibacillus sp. JNUCC-52.
TCGTTTACGTACAAAGCTAGAGGATATAGGTTTACAGGAAGTCATTGTGACAAAAAAGGGGCTTGGTTATATAGCCGTAACGCAGGGGTCATAAATGAAAATGCTATTATTGTTTTTAAGAGAACGGCTTGCCTGGATTGGGTTTTTCGTTTTTCTTATCATTATACTTAACATATTATTTTCTTTAGATGTAGGGTTAGTTGGTGTCTCTATTTGGTACGTCAATATTATCATGCTCGTTACTTTTTCATTATTTTTAATATGGCGTTATATAAGAGAAGTTGGCCAGTTGAAAGATTTCCTGGGAAATGTGGATAGTCGACTTGATGACCCGCATACTAAAAGTTTAGCTTTATCACCGTTTCAAAAAACGTATTATAAAAAAATTGAAGATGTCTTTGATGACAAGGATACTGAATTAAATAATGCAAAGGTGCAGCTACAGGAGTATGCCGATGAGCTTCTTGCTTGGGTACATGAGGTGAAGGCGCCACTAACAACGATTAATTTAATGTTAGACCATATTGAAGATTTAACTTTGCGTAGAAAATTAGAGAAGGAGTGGCTCAGGCTCCATCTATTGGTTGATCAGCAATTACATCAAACACGCCTGGCTTCTATAGAAAATGATAATTATTTAACAGAAATCGAGCTACGAACAGTTGTTTTTAAAGAAATCCGAGCAATGCAGGCTTGGTGTTTAGAGAAAGATATAGGTTTTGATATAGGAGAATTAACTGAAAACGTCATGACAGATAGTAAATGGATTGCATTCATTGTTAGACAACTCCTATCCAACGCCATAAAATACAGCCCTGTAAAATCCGAGATTTTTATTTTTACAGAAATTGATTCGTCGGGGGCAACATTGCTACATATTAAGGATGCAGGCATGGGTATTCGTGCAGAGGACCTACCTCGAATTTTTCAGAAATCCTATACAGGTACGGCTGGAAGAGAATCTGCACAATCAACGGGGATGGGCTTGTATTTAGCACAAAATATCGCGCAAAAAATCGGCGTCCGTATTAGCGTACAATCAGTTGTAGGGGAAGGCTCAGTATTTACGTTACGATTTCCATTACAAAATGAATATGTCAAACTAACAGGTAGATGACGAAATTGTCACCTACCTTTTTATATTGTCATGTAAAACGAACGAAAAGAATAAGCAGACGGGGTACACTTGGAGTATAGAAAGGGGAGTTAACCTGTGGCAGTTTTAATTGGACGTAAAGTAAAAAAAGTATATGGTAAAAAGTCAACGGCGCAAGAAGTGCTGAAAGGTATAGATTTAGAAGTAAATGAAGGTGAATTTGTTGGTATTATGGGTCCCTCGGGCTCAGGCAAGACGACACTATTAAATGTTTTATGTTCGATTGACTTTGCAACGGAAGGTGTCATTGAAATAAATGGCCAAAGTTTAAGAGGAATGAAGGAAAAGGCGTTAGCTAATTTCCGTCGTGAACAGCTCGGTTTCATATTCCAAGACTATAATTTATTGGACACATTAACAGTTAAAGAAAATATTTTATTACCATTAGCTATTGGTAAGCTACCAAAAGCTGTTGCAGAAAGCCGCGTAAAGGAGCTAACTTATCTACTCGGTATTGCAGATATTTTAAATAAATATCCGAATGAAATATCAGGAGGTCAGAAGCAAAGAACGTCGGCTGCTCGTGCGTTAATTACAAATCCGTCGATGGTATTTGCAGATGAGCCTACTGGTGCACTCGATTCAAAATCAGCAACAGCATTGCTGAAAAACTTACAAAGCATTAATGAAACGAAAAAGGCGACGATTATGATGGTTACGCATGATGCGGTAGCTGCAAGTTTCTGTACACGTGTTTTGTTTTTAAAAGATGGACTTATTTACAGTGAGTTGTATAAAGGTGATAAGACAAGACAGGCGTTTTTCCAAGAAATCATGCATACGCAAAGTGTGCTAGGCGGTGACGGTTATGAGTCTTAGTAAGCTTGTGTTCCGAAGCATGAAGAAAAATATGAAGCATTATTATTTATACTTTTTCGCACTTATTTTCAGTGTGACGCTCTATTTTTCCTTTGTGACATTACAGCACAATGGCGAAGTGTTCAATACAGTCCAGAAGAGTGGTACTGCATCAGCAGGATTTAAAGCTGCAACGTATATTTTGTACTTTATTATTTTATTTTTCGTTTTGTATGCTAACCATTTATTTATGAAGCGTCGCAGTAAAGAAATCGGGCTTTATCAGCTAATTGGAATGACGAAAGGTCTGATTGTGCGATTATTGGCGTTAGAAAGTATTTTATTATTTGTTGGAGCTGTCGTTGTAGGTATGCTAGTAGGTTTCTTTAGCTCTCGCCTAATCGCAATGATTTTATTGCGTTTACTTGAAAAAGAA
Proteins encoded in this region:
- a CDS encoding ABC transporter ATP-binding protein gives rise to the protein MAVLIGRKVKKVYGKKSTAQEVLKGIDLEVNEGEFVGIMGPSGSGKTTLLNVLCSIDFATEGVIEINGQSLRGMKEKALANFRREQLGFIFQDYNLLDTLTVKENILLPLAIGKLPKAVAESRVKELTYLLGIADILNKYPNEISGGQKQRTSAARALITNPSMVFADEPTGALDSKSATALLKNLQSINETKKATIMMVTHDAVAASFCTRVLFLKDGLIYSELYKGDKTRQAFFQEIMHTQSVLGGDGYES
- a CDS encoding sensor histidine kinase, with the translated sequence MKMLLLFLRERLAWIGFFVFLIIILNILFSLDVGLVGVSIWYVNIIMLVTFSLFLIWRYIREVGQLKDFLGNVDSRLDDPHTKSLALSPFQKTYYKKIEDVFDDKDTELNNAKVQLQEYADELLAWVHEVKAPLTTINLMLDHIEDLTLRRKLEKEWLRLHLLVDQQLHQTRLASIENDNYLTEIELRTVVFKEIRAMQAWCLEKDIGFDIGELTENVMTDSKWIAFIVRQLLSNAIKYSPVKSEIFIFTEIDSSGATLLHIKDAGMGIRAEDLPRIFQKSYTGTAGRESAQSTGMGLYLAQNIAQKIGVRISVQSVVGEGSVFTLRFPLQNEYVKLTGR